Proteins co-encoded in one Arthrobacter globiformis genomic window:
- a CDS encoding vitamin K epoxide reductase family protein, with protein MPRISPSTGTDYEQDHQDGAGPAAASAGAAVPAMTRDRPFGWLLVITGVVGWLASGILVLEKLEVLKDPNHATVCDVNPWISCGQVMQTWQSSVFGFPNMFIGIVAFAVTITAGMALLAGARFARWYWLGLQAGITLGFIFVVWLWSQALYSIRILCPFCMVVWAAMIPLFVWVTVRNVVHGVIPAPAGLARILGDSGWIISALLYVAVIATIFFAFIQVFAGTSGF; from the coding sequence ATGCCACGCATATCGCCTTCCACAGGCACGGACTACGAACAGGATCACCAGGACGGTGCCGGGCCCGCCGCGGCTTCGGCCGGTGCCGCCGTACCGGCCATGACACGCGACCGCCCCTTCGGCTGGCTGCTGGTCATCACCGGCGTAGTGGGCTGGCTGGCATCCGGCATCCTGGTGCTGGAAAAGCTGGAGGTCCTCAAGGATCCCAACCACGCCACCGTCTGCGACGTGAACCCCTGGATTTCCTGCGGGCAGGTCATGCAGACGTGGCAGAGTTCAGTCTTTGGCTTCCCGAACATGTTCATCGGAATTGTCGCCTTCGCCGTCACGATCACCGCGGGAATGGCGCTGCTTGCCGGCGCCCGGTTCGCCCGCTGGTACTGGCTTGGGCTGCAGGCCGGCATCACGCTCGGCTTCATCTTCGTAGTGTGGCTGTGGTCCCAGGCGCTGTACTCCATCCGCATCCTGTGCCCGTTCTGCATGGTTGTCTGGGCCGCGATGATTCCGCTCTTTGTCTGGGTGACCGTGCGGAACGTAGTCCACGGCGTGATTCCGGCGCCGGCGGGCCTGGCCCGGATCCTGGGCGACTCGGGCTGGATCATCTCGGCGCTGCTCTACGTTGCCGTGATTGCGACGATCTTCTTCGCATTCATCCAGGTGTTCGCGGGCACCTCAGGGTTCTAG
- the ndk gene encoding nucleoside-diphosphate kinase codes for MSIERTLVLIKPDGVTRNLTGEILKRIEAKGYTLAELKKTDASRELLEQHYEEHVGKPFYEPLVEFMLSGPVVAAIFEGHRVIEGFRSLAGTTDPTTAAPGTIRGDFGRDWGLKVQQNLVHGSDSVDSAEREIKIWFPA; via the coding sequence GTGAGCATTGAGCGCACCCTTGTCCTGATCAAGCCGGACGGCGTCACCCGCAACCTGACGGGCGAGATCCTCAAGAGGATCGAAGCCAAGGGCTACACCCTGGCCGAACTCAAGAAGACCGACGCCAGCCGGGAGCTGCTCGAGCAGCACTACGAGGAGCACGTGGGCAAGCCGTTCTACGAGCCGCTCGTGGAGTTCATGCTCAGCGGCCCCGTGGTGGCAGCGATCTTCGAAGGCCACCGCGTCATCGAAGGCTTCCGGTCGCTGGCCGGCACCACCGACCCCACGACGGCGGCCCCCGGGACCATCCGCGGCGACTTCGGCCGCGACTGGGGCCTGAAGGTCCAGCAGAACCTCGTCCACGGCTCGGACTCGGTGGACTCGGCCGAGCGCGAAATCAAGATCTGGTTCCCGGCCTGA
- a CDS encoding DUF4233 domain-containing protein, with product MARLTKAQREWRPGMPKKRRSTKVMFASTVLLLEAFVVFFATLAVFGLRRAEISPALILSVGIGLSVVLILACAVLSKPWGVGLGWVLQLVLILSGFAEPMMFLVGALFALAWWYGIRAGIRIDRESAQRDREQAEWEAAHPEATGNEGTGQTP from the coding sequence ATGGCGCGGCTAACCAAGGCCCAGCGTGAATGGCGCCCGGGGATGCCCAAGAAGCGCCGGTCCACCAAGGTCATGTTCGCCTCGACGGTCCTGCTGCTGGAGGCCTTTGTGGTCTTCTTCGCCACGCTGGCGGTGTTCGGGCTGCGCCGTGCCGAGATCTCCCCGGCGCTGATCCTCTCGGTGGGCATCGGGCTGAGCGTGGTGCTGATCCTGGCCTGCGCCGTGCTGTCCAAGCCGTGGGGCGTGGGGCTGGGCTGGGTCCTGCAGCTGGTGCTCATCCTGAGCGGCTTCGCGGAACCCATGATGTTTCTCGTGGGCGCGCTGTTCGCCCTCGCCTGGTGGTACGGCATCCGGGCCGGCATCCGGATTGACCGCGAGTCCGCCCAGCGGGACCGCGAGCAGGCCGAGTGGGAGGCCGCCCACCCGGAGGCCACCGGCAATGAAGGCACCGGCCAGACCCCGTAG
- a CDS encoding bifunctional folylpolyglutamate synthase/dihydrofolate synthase: MTDEFSVESVYAELLGRAPENKMEPRLAPLFRAMDVLGEPNKAYPIIHITGTNGKTSTARMIEAGLRAHGLSTGRYTSPHLSKVTERISLDGAPVSDETFVRIWDEIRPYLQIVDDELTAEGQPRLTYFECLTILAFAVFADQPVNVAIMEVGLGGITDATNVGDGQVSVVTPISLDHTDLLGDTTEDIAYEKAGIIKPGGFLVSAAQPLDAAQVLLEKAKEVQVPFRFEGVEFGVESRQVAVGGQVVTVQGLAGRYPDIMVPLHGAHQAENAAVAVAALEAFLGGGEKELSLEVLQEAFATVSSPGRLEVVRTAPTIIVDAAHNPDGIRASAEAIQEAFSFSKLVVVVGVLKEKDAEEILRQLKESLGGLAQEFCFTQSNSPRAVPAAELAELAVDLGFGEENVHIAEKLDDALEWAVERAEANDDLAGGVLVTGSITLVADARILLGKAAT; encoded by the coding sequence ATGACCGACGAATTCTCCGTGGAGAGCGTCTACGCCGAGCTGCTGGGCCGGGCGCCGGAAAACAAGATGGAGCCCCGGCTCGCGCCGCTGTTCCGCGCCATGGATGTGCTGGGGGAGCCGAACAAGGCCTACCCGATCATCCACATCACCGGCACCAACGGCAAAACGTCCACGGCCCGGATGATCGAGGCGGGCCTGCGCGCCCACGGACTCAGCACCGGGCGCTACACCAGCCCCCACCTGTCCAAGGTGACGGAACGGATCAGCCTTGACGGCGCGCCCGTGTCCGACGAGACATTCGTGCGCATCTGGGACGAGATCCGGCCCTACCTGCAGATCGTGGACGACGAACTCACTGCAGAGGGCCAGCCCCGGCTGACCTACTTCGAGTGCCTGACCATCCTGGCCTTTGCCGTGTTCGCCGATCAGCCGGTCAATGTGGCGATCATGGAGGTGGGCCTCGGCGGCATCACCGATGCCACCAACGTTGGCGACGGCCAAGTGTCCGTGGTGACACCCATCTCCCTTGACCACACCGACCTGCTGGGCGACACCACCGAGGACATCGCCTACGAGAAGGCCGGCATCATCAAGCCCGGCGGCTTCCTCGTCAGCGCCGCGCAGCCCCTGGATGCCGCGCAGGTCCTGCTGGAGAAGGCCAAGGAGGTACAGGTGCCGTTCCGCTTCGAGGGCGTGGAATTCGGCGTCGAGTCCCGGCAGGTTGCCGTTGGCGGCCAAGTGGTGACCGTCCAGGGCCTCGCCGGACGCTACCCGGACATCATGGTCCCGCTGCACGGTGCCCACCAGGCCGAGAATGCCGCCGTGGCTGTGGCCGCGCTGGAGGCATTCCTTGGCGGCGGCGAGAAGGAGCTGTCCCTGGAGGTCCTGCAGGAGGCCTTCGCCACCGTTTCGTCCCCGGGCCGGCTGGAAGTCGTGCGCACGGCTCCGACCATCATCGTGGACGCTGCCCACAACCCGGACGGCATCCGGGCCTCGGCCGAGGCAATCCAGGAGGCCTTCAGCTTCAGCAAGCTGGTGGTGGTGGTGGGCGTGCTCAAGGAAAAGGATGCCGAGGAGATCCTGCGCCAGCTCAAGGAATCACTGGGCGGCCTCGCACAGGAATTCTGCTTCACCCAGTCCAACTCGCCGCGGGCGGTGCCTGCAGCGGAACTGGCGGAACTCGCCGTCGACCTCGGCTTTGGCGAGGAAAACGTGCACATCGCCGAGAAGCTGGACGACGCACTGGAGTGGGCCGTTGAGCGCGCCGAAGCCAACGACGACCTCGCCGGCGGCGTGCTGGTGACCGGGTCCATCACGCTGGTAGCGGATGCCCGCATCCTGCTTGGCAAGGCAGCCACCTGA
- the ileS gene encoding isoleucine--tRNA ligase, with the protein MTYYPKASAAPSGPGSSAGVSASVKFPEIEERILKYWDEDGTFQASIDQRSADLPGGAPGSNEFVFYDGPPFANGLPHYGHLLTGYAKDLVGRYQTQRGKRVERRFGWDTHGLPAELEAMKQLGMTDKTQIEAMGIDKFNDACRASVMKYANEWQAYVTRQARWVDFDNDYKTLNVEYMESVLWAFKQLHEKGLTYNGYRVLPYCWKDETPLSNHELRMDDDVYKNRQDQTVTVTFPVKAGESDLSKQLAGVQALAWTTTPWTLPTNLALAVGPSISYAVLPAGPNGVKAASAEVPVTGSFLLAEDLVGTYAKDLGYGDGAAGAAAAAAAVTSTHTGAELEGLTYEPLWHDFADTEKYGTQNAWQFLVADYVTTTDGTGIVHQAPAYGEDDQKVCEEAGIPVVLSVDEGAKFLHLFAHGDLHDIVGLQVFDANKPITQVLRAQGRLVRQASYEHSYPHCWRCRNPLIYRAVSSWYVEVTKFRDRMSELNQEINWIPGNVKDGQFGKWLANARDWSISRNRYWGSPIPVWQSSDPEYPRTDVYGSLAEIEADFGRLPLNKDGQVDLHRPFIDELTRPNPDDPRTPEEGQSVMRRVEDVLDVWFDSGSMPYGQVHYPFQNEAWFDTHNPADFIVEYIGQTRGWFYMLHILSTALFDRPAFRNVISHGIVLGSDGQKMSKSLRNYPDVSEVLDRDGSDAMRWFLMSSPILRGGNLVVTEQGIRDGVRQVILPLWNVYSFFTLYTNAAKGGNGYDAQLRYDGYTDTLDQYLLANTGDLVRNMTAQLDTYDISGACDELRSYLDMLTNWYVRRSRQRFFDENADAFDALYTALEAVCRVAAPLLPLVSEEIWRGLTGGRSVHLADWPDPELFPSDAALVGAMDRVQQICSTGSSLRKAANLRVRLPLQELTVVAPGADTLEGFAAVVADELNLRSVRLLDAASASPEEFGIEQKLVVNARAAGPRLGKNVQLAIKGSKSGDWSVSDAGVVTAGGLELEPQEYTLETVVAESDGGSAAASSAAAVLPTGGFVVLNTEVTPELEAEGLARDMVRAIQQARKDAALNVSDRIRTTVNAAQNVIDALLANAELVKTETLTLELEAVPADTAEPRITVEKVGA; encoded by the coding sequence ATGACGTATTACCCCAAGGCCTCAGCAGCCCCGTCCGGTCCGGGCTCCTCTGCAGGAGTGTCCGCCTCCGTGAAGTTCCCAGAGATCGAAGAGCGGATCCTCAAGTACTGGGACGAGGACGGCACCTTCCAGGCAAGCATCGACCAGCGCAGCGCCGACCTTCCGGGCGGCGCCCCCGGCAGCAACGAGTTCGTCTTCTACGACGGCCCGCCCTTCGCCAACGGCCTGCCGCACTACGGCCACCTGCTGACCGGCTACGCCAAGGACCTGGTGGGCCGCTACCAGACCCAGCGCGGCAAACGCGTTGAACGCCGCTTCGGCTGGGACACCCACGGCCTTCCCGCCGAGCTGGAAGCCATGAAGCAGCTGGGCATGACGGACAAGACCCAGATCGAGGCCATGGGTATCGACAAGTTCAACGACGCCTGCCGCGCCTCCGTGATGAAGTACGCCAACGAGTGGCAGGCGTACGTCACCCGCCAGGCCCGCTGGGTGGACTTCGACAACGACTACAAGACGCTCAACGTCGAGTACATGGAATCCGTGCTCTGGGCTTTCAAGCAGCTGCACGAGAAGGGCCTGACCTACAACGGCTACCGCGTGCTGCCGTACTGCTGGAAGGACGAGACGCCGCTGTCCAACCATGAGCTCCGCATGGATGACGACGTCTACAAGAACCGCCAGGACCAGACCGTCACGGTGACGTTCCCCGTTAAGGCGGGGGAGTCGGACCTGTCCAAGCAGCTGGCCGGTGTGCAGGCGCTCGCCTGGACCACCACGCCCTGGACGCTGCCCACCAACCTGGCGCTCGCCGTCGGGCCTTCCATCAGCTACGCCGTGCTGCCCGCCGGACCGAACGGCGTCAAGGCCGCTTCGGCCGAGGTGCCCGTCACCGGCAGCTTCCTGCTCGCCGAGGACCTGGTAGGCACCTACGCGAAGGACCTGGGGTACGGTGATGGTGCCGCTGGCGCGGCTGCCGCTGCCGCCGCTGTCACGTCAACCCACACCGGCGCCGAGCTCGAAGGGCTCACCTACGAGCCGCTGTGGCACGACTTCGCCGACACGGAAAAGTACGGCACCCAGAACGCCTGGCAGTTCCTGGTGGCCGACTATGTCACCACCACCGACGGCACCGGCATCGTCCACCAGGCACCCGCCTACGGTGAGGACGACCAGAAGGTCTGCGAGGAAGCCGGCATCCCCGTGGTCCTCTCCGTGGACGAGGGCGCCAAGTTCCTGCACCTGTTCGCCCACGGCGACCTGCACGACATCGTCGGGCTGCAGGTCTTCGACGCCAACAAGCCCATCACCCAGGTGCTCCGCGCCCAGGGCCGCCTGGTCCGCCAGGCCAGCTACGAGCACAGTTACCCGCACTGCTGGCGCTGCCGCAATCCCCTGATCTACCGCGCCGTCTCCTCCTGGTACGTCGAGGTCACCAAGTTCCGCGACCGGATGTCCGAGCTGAACCAGGAGATCAACTGGATCCCCGGCAACGTCAAGGACGGCCAGTTCGGCAAGTGGCTCGCCAACGCCCGCGATTGGTCCATCAGCCGCAACCGCTACTGGGGCAGCCCCATCCCGGTGTGGCAGTCCAGCGACCCCGAGTACCCGCGCACGGACGTGTACGGCTCCCTCGCGGAAATCGAGGCCGACTTCGGCCGGCTGCCGCTGAACAAGGATGGCCAGGTGGACCTGCACCGGCCGTTCATTGACGAGCTGACCCGGCCCAACCCGGACGACCCCCGCACCCCCGAAGAGGGCCAGTCGGTCATGCGCCGCGTGGAGGACGTGCTGGACGTTTGGTTCGACTCCGGCTCCATGCCCTACGGCCAGGTGCACTACCCGTTCCAGAACGAGGCCTGGTTCGACACCCACAACCCGGCCGACTTCATCGTGGAGTACATCGGACAGACCCGCGGCTGGTTCTACATGCTGCATATCCTGTCCACCGCGCTGTTTGACCGCCCGGCCTTCCGGAACGTCATCAGCCACGGCATCGTGCTGGGCTCCGACGGCCAGAAGATGTCCAAGAGCCTGCGCAACTACCCGGACGTCTCCGAAGTGCTGGACCGCGACGGCTCTGACGCCATGCGGTGGTTCCTCATGTCCAGCCCCATCCTGCGCGGCGGCAACCTCGTGGTCACCGAACAGGGCATCCGCGACGGTGTCCGCCAGGTCATCCTGCCGCTGTGGAATGTGTACAGCTTCTTCACGCTGTACACGAATGCCGCTAAGGGCGGGAACGGCTACGACGCCCAGCTGCGGTACGACGGCTACACGGACACGCTGGACCAGTACCTGCTGGCCAACACCGGGGACCTCGTCCGGAACATGACGGCCCAGCTGGACACCTACGACATCTCCGGGGCCTGCGACGAACTGCGCAGCTACCTGGACATGCTCACCAACTGGTACGTCCGCCGCAGCCGGCAGCGCTTCTTCGACGAGAACGCCGATGCCTTCGACGCCCTGTACACCGCCCTGGAGGCCGTGTGCCGCGTGGCCGCACCGCTGCTGCCGCTCGTCTCCGAGGAGATCTGGCGCGGCCTCACGGGGGGCCGCTCCGTGCACCTCGCCGACTGGCCGGACCCAGAGCTGTTCCCGTCCGATGCCGCCCTGGTCGGGGCGATGGACCGCGTGCAGCAGATCTGCTCCACCGGCTCCTCGCTGCGGAAGGCCGCCAACCTGCGCGTGCGCCTGCCGCTGCAGGAACTTACCGTCGTGGCACCAGGCGCAGATACGCTGGAAGGCTTTGCCGCCGTCGTCGCCGACGAACTGAACCTGCGCTCGGTCCGCCTGCTGGACGCCGCCAGCGCCTCCCCGGAGGAGTTCGGCATCGAGCAGAAACTTGTGGTCAACGCCCGTGCCGCCGGCCCGCGCCTCGGCAAGAACGTGCAGCTGGCCATCAAGGGTTCCAAGTCCGGCGACTGGTCTGTCTCCGACGCCGGTGTCGTCACTGCGGGCGGCCTTGAGCTGGAACCGCAGGAATACACGCTGGAGACCGTGGTGGCAGAGTCCGACGGCGGTTCAGCAGCTGCGTCTTCTGCTGCCGCAGTGCTTCCCACCGGCGGCTTCGTGGTTCTGAACACCGAGGTCACCCCCGAGCTCGAGGCCGAAGGCCTGGCGCGTGACATGGTCCGTGCCATTCAGCAGGCGCGCAAGGACGCGGCGCTGAACGTGAGCGACCGGATCCGGACCACCGTGAATGCCGCGCAGAACGTCATCGACGCCCTGCTGGCGAACGCCGAGCTGGTGAAGACCGAAACGCTGACGCTCGAGCTGGAGGCCGTGCCGGCCGACACCGCGGAACCGCGCATCACCGTCGAAAAAGTGGGGGCCTGA
- a CDS encoding endonuclease/exonuclease/phosphatase family protein produces the protein MTASARVLALCILLPVASLSVFRAIPAEWPTQVVQLLSFTPWLVVPAGLALALALLGRRLVVTAAAVVLLGAQLFWLWAPDAGRAGASASAPGSTVPLTVMSINSRFGKADAAEIVRLVRDNAVELLAVQEYTQTLEDRLAAEGLGSLLPNRISSPMKNGSGSATYSKHPIQAIGLIPDTPFQMPTFRLTLPVAGAGKNVQGSAGAGSTSPGSAAATLEVTNVHTLPPVDVRVGQWRSDLESLGRLVARNGADGLGNQLLLGDFNATYDHSEFRRLLDVGPGGRKLVDVGMASGARFTPTWPMDGQPLPGITIDHLVTSPHIPASGYAVHRVAGTDHAAVLATLDVPVAG, from the coding sequence ATGACTGCTTCGGCCAGGGTGTTGGCGCTCTGTATCCTCCTGCCGGTCGCATCGCTTTCGGTGTTCCGTGCCATCCCGGCCGAGTGGCCCACACAGGTGGTCCAGCTGCTGTCCTTCACGCCGTGGTTGGTGGTTCCTGCCGGCCTTGCACTGGCCCTGGCACTGCTGGGCCGGCGGCTGGTGGTCACGGCCGCTGCCGTAGTGCTCCTCGGAGCCCAGCTTTTCTGGCTGTGGGCGCCGGATGCAGGCCGGGCGGGCGCCAGCGCGTCCGCTCCCGGCAGTACCGTTCCGTTGACGGTGATGAGCATCAATTCCCGCTTCGGCAAGGCCGACGCCGCGGAAATCGTCCGGCTGGTACGGGACAACGCGGTGGAACTGCTCGCCGTCCAGGAGTACACCCAGACGCTGGAGGACCGGCTGGCCGCCGAGGGACTGGGAAGCCTCCTTCCCAACCGGATCAGCAGCCCCATGAAGAACGGCTCAGGCAGCGCCACGTACTCAAAACACCCCATCCAAGCCATCGGGCTGATTCCCGACACGCCGTTCCAGATGCCAACCTTCCGGCTGACACTGCCCGTTGCCGGTGCCGGCAAGAATGTCCAAGGCAGTGCGGGTGCTGGCAGCACAAGCCCTGGCAGTGCAGCCGCCACGCTCGAGGTCACCAACGTTCACACCCTCCCGCCGGTGGACGTGCGCGTCGGGCAGTGGCGCAGCGACTTGGAATCGCTGGGCCGGCTGGTGGCGCGCAACGGGGCGGACGGCCTGGGCAACCAGCTCCTGCTCGGCGATTTCAACGCCACCTATGACCACTCGGAGTTCCGCAGGCTGCTCGACGTCGGCCCGGGCGGCCGGAAGCTGGTGGACGTCGGCATGGCATCCGGGGCGCGGTTCACGCCCACATGGCCGATGGACGGCCAGCCATTGCCCGGCATCACCATCGACCACCTGGTCACCAGTCCGCACATTCCGGCGTCGGGCTATGCCGTGCACCGCGTTGCCGGGACGGACCACGCGGCGGTGCTGGCCACGCTGGACGTCCCCGTTGCGGGTTAG
- a CDS encoding SDR family oxidoreductase, with protein sequence MTEVSASSDVSTNKAALVTGASSGIGEATVRALRADGWTVYAVARRQERLAALESETGAVALAADIAEDADVARLLAEVTSAGGIDTLVNIAGGARGADRVGQAVTDDWEWMYRVNVLGTMKLTRAFLPMLRENGEGTVLNLTSTAGLDAYEGGGGYNAAKFAQHALTGALRLEEAEHNVRVIEIAPGLVQTEEFALNRLGDAQAASKVYQGVEKPLTAGDVADVVRYAVSAPHHVNLDQIVIRPVAQASNYKLIRKQA encoded by the coding sequence ATGACTGAGGTTTCCGCAAGCTCTGACGTGTCCACCAACAAAGCAGCCCTCGTGACGGGCGCCAGCTCGGGCATTGGCGAGGCCACCGTGCGCGCGCTCCGTGCCGACGGCTGGACCGTGTACGCCGTCGCCCGCCGCCAGGAACGGCTGGCCGCGCTGGAATCCGAGACAGGCGCCGTCGCCCTGGCCGCGGACATCGCCGAGGACGCGGACGTGGCCCGCCTGCTGGCCGAGGTGACCTCCGCCGGCGGGATCGACACGCTGGTCAATATCGCCGGCGGTGCCCGCGGTGCGGACCGTGTGGGCCAGGCCGTGACCGACGACTGGGAGTGGATGTACCGCGTGAACGTCCTCGGCACCATGAAGCTCACCCGCGCCTTCCTGCCGATGCTGCGCGAGAACGGCGAGGGCACTGTCCTGAACCTGACTTCCACAGCCGGGCTGGATGCCTATGAAGGCGGCGGCGGCTACAACGCCGCCAAGTTCGCCCAGCACGCCCTGACCGGGGCGCTGCGGCTGGAAGAGGCCGAGCACAACGTCCGGGTCATCGAGATCGCGCCCGGCCTGGTCCAGACCGAGGAGTTCGCCCTCAACCGGCTGGGTGACGCGCAGGCGGCCAGCAAGGTGTACCAGGGCGTGGAGAAGCCGCTCACCGCCGGGGACGTGGCCGATGTGGTGCGCTACGCCGTGAGCGCGCCGCACCACGTGAACCTCGACCAGATCGTCATCCGCCCCGTGGCTCAGGCATCGAACTACAAGCTGATCCGCAAGCAGGCCTGA
- a CDS encoding DUF488 domain-containing protein: MTKADASFAIKRIYEEPADDDGFRVLVDRLWPRGVSKERAQLELWLKEVAPSPPLRQEFAHMQERFEDFRVRYEDELAGNPAVDQLLELAAKHRKVTLLYAARDPEVNHARVLLEFLAARGQAK; encoded by the coding sequence ATGACCAAAGCAGACGCTTCCTTTGCGATCAAACGCATCTATGAGGAACCAGCGGACGACGACGGCTTCCGGGTTCTGGTGGACAGGCTCTGGCCGCGCGGGGTCAGTAAGGAACGGGCCCAGCTGGAGCTGTGGCTCAAGGAAGTTGCGCCGTCCCCGCCGCTGCGGCAGGAATTCGCCCACATGCAGGAGCGGTTCGAGGATTTCCGTGTCCGGTATGAGGACGAACTTGCGGGCAATCCGGCGGTGGATCAGCTCCTGGAACTGGCGGCGAAGCACCGGAAGGTGACACTGCTGTACGCGGCCCGGGATCCGGAGGTGAACCACGCCAGAGTCCTGCTGGAGTTCCTGGCAGCACGTGGTCAGGCAAAGTGA